A single window of Neurospora crassa OR74A linkage group VII, whole genome shotgun sequence DNA harbors:
- a CDS encoding vacuolar assembly protein, with protein MTQVPPETGDSADTTPAPTIVTSPRARPKRSIGSSTIGTTTTSTATATGTGTDGESGISVEEGLEVNGGRADGEGEETEDDDEDEDEDDDEDDDEEEEEEEEDEEPKLKYARLTEHLGPLYRNGDATSAFLTAGDKMIVGTHNGNIHVLQLPAFQSLRVYHAHSASVTSLSISPYPPPLPTFDPKPLTRVFSQTNSPLRPASASTESHHQTNPASAARKRDAQAHGVPNTPSNNIHIATSSMDGNVCVQSLIDVKDVTLRNFARPVQAVALSPDYKNDRTYLSGGLAGQLILTVGAPQGKSTATTTGAAAQAAGWLGNMVGAGSGKDTVLHSGEGTINTIKWSGSGKYVVWLNEHGIKIMRTKLHLESADQEDAWKRIGHIDRPQTEEWDTMASVWKGRAEWIDEQSIEPDEPGKGQKEVPASPAAAILKQQHQKTEKKVERLLVGWGGTIWFIHVHPGGMGVGKHAGERSAGRAEIVKLLRMDCIISGISLYTQNLLLVLAYCLPDENEDEEDDNVIPSHKHAASIASRASHPSGGIKRRQNNPPPELRLIDLTSQAEIDKDGLSVSRFERLTASDYHLGVLPARNVAASAASKGTLETLAGFGTDMLNVGLTGLNVALNPKSLFSSGASIKSRDSDETPSNYMGGINSALKGGHRTAIHQNLNKPGIKIFIHSPYDCILATKRDLADHLGWLLERQQYRQAWELVDEHPEIVSATDRASELGGSETPDRAQNDDFDDETSSVIDGLRSHYSLAEKEKRRIGELWIHELVEANDWAQAGQICGKVLGTPDRWEKWVWTFAGANKFDDIVNYIPTERTRPPIPGTIYEVVLGHYLQVSKPRFRELLERWSSDLFDVATITTALENQLKYRDVREDSVEDGEVGRDWRIVMESLAKLHEASGRTKEALRCYIRLQDADSAMRLIKDAHLAEAVADDIPSFIGLRVPQDKLLKMSKEDLEQATSEAISLLVDEAQHGLVKPDLVVSQLQEKDLKLYTFFYLRGLWRGEGIHEHTHESLARLVLDSRTMVDQFADLAVHLFAIYDQPLLNQFLRTSTAYAFEKAAQECESRNYIPELVYLYSKTGQVKRALYLIIERLGDVSRAIAFAKEQDDPDLWEDLLEYSMDKPKFIRALLEEVGTAINPITLVRRIPEGLQIPGLREGIRHIMKEHEIQYSISEGVSRVLRSEVAAAMNTLRNGQRKGVKFQVGVREGGEHVDVQPTDIPTQPLTEKPSSSGLASPAAPSQQPPPTPSTPTHRRPKSAAKKYQAGHCAQCLSPFTTYETDTLVGFACGHVFHLPHLLEALNPGKTVDADVLLGGMGAEERSAHLVGAKVTHARLLRDRIVGGCVVCKAAKEEEGEGR; from the exons ATGACGCAGGTCCCGCCTGAGACAGGCGACTCTGCCGACACCACGCCCGCTCCCACCATCGTGACGTCTCCCAGGGCGCGGCCCAAGCGATCCAttggcagcagcaccattggcaccaccaccacctcgacggcgacggcgacagGAACGGGCACAGATGGAGAATCCGGCATCTCGGTAGAGGAAGGGTTGGAGGTCAACGGGGGCCGTGCAGatggggagggagaagaaaccgaggatgacgatgaggacgaggacgaggacgacgacgaggacgacgacgaggaggaagaagaggaggaggaagacgaggaaccAAAACTCAAATACGCCCGGCTCACTGAACACCTCGGGCCTCTGTATCGCAATGGCGACGCCACAAGCGCCTTCTTGACGGCTGGCGACAAGATG ATCGTTGGAACGCATAACGGCAACATCCACGTCCTCCAACTGCCCGCCTTCCAGTCCCTGCGCGTCTACCATGCCCACAGCGCCTCCGTCACCAGCCTCTCCATCTCGCCCTACCCACCCCCTCTCCCAACCTTCGACCCAAAACCTCTCACCCGAGTCTTTTCCCAAACAAACAGCCCCCTGCGGCCTGCTAGCGCATCCACCGAAAGCCACCACCAGACCAACCCGGCCTCCGCCGCACGCAAACGAGACGCCCAGGCCCATGGAGTCCCCAACACCCcctccaacaacatccacATCGCGACCTCCTCTATGGATGGTAACGTCTGCGTCCAGTCTCTGATCGACGTCAAGGATGTTACTCTCCGCAACTTTGCCCGACCCGTACAAGCTGTTGCTCTCTCTCCCGATTACAAGAACGACAGGACCTATCTGTCTGGCGGTCTGGCTGGTCAGCTCATCCTGACCGTCGGCGCCCCACAGGGCAAGAGCACGGCCACTACGACAGGAGCCGCTGCTCAGGCGGCAGGATGGCTCGGGAACATGGTGGGCGCAGGGTCCGGCAAGGATACCGTTCTACACTCGGGTGAGggcaccatcaacaccatcaagtGGTCCGGATCCGGGAAATATGTCGTCTGGCTGAATGAGCACGGCATCAAGATTATGAGGACGAAGCTCCATCTCGAAAGCGCCGATCAAGAAGATGCATGGAAACGAATTGGTCATATTGATCGCCCGCAGACAGAGGAGTGGGATACCATGGCCAGCGTCTGGAAAGGTCGTGCCGAGTGGATTGACGAGCAGTCCATCGAGCCTGATGAGCCGGGCAAGGGTCAGAAGGAGGTGCCGGCTTCTCCTGCGGCTGCGATCCTgaagcagcaacaccagaagaccgagaagaaggtggagagATTGCTGGTGGGATGGGGAGGCACCATATGGTTCATTCACGTCCACCCTGGCGGCATGGGCGTCGGCAAACACGCGGGAGAAAGGTCCGCTGGACGGGCAGAGATTGTAAAGCT ACTTCGCATGGACTGCATCATTTCCGGCATCTCGCTATATACCCAAAACTTGTTATTAGTGCTCGCATACTGCTTACCAGACGAaaacgaggacgaagaagatgacaATGTCATTCCAAGTCATAAACACGCCGCATCAATAGCATCTAGAGCAAGCCACCCATCCGGCGGGATCAAGCGCAGACAAAACAACCCGCCACCAGAACTGCGCCTGATCGATCTCACATCACAGGCCGAGATTGACAAGGACGGGTTGAGCGTCAGCCGATTCGAACGCTTGACTGCCAGCGATTACCACCTCGGAGTTCTGCCGGCTCGCAATGTAGCCGCCTCTGCAGCCAGCAAAGGCACCTTGGAGACTTTGGCTGGCTTCGGTACCGACATGCTCAACGTCGGCCTGACCGGCCTCAACGTGGCGCTGAATCCCAAGTCTCTCTTCAGCTCAGGCGCCAGCATCAAGAGCAGAGACAGCGACGAGACGCCTTCGAACTACATGGGAGGGATTAACTCGGCATTGAAGGGCGGACATCGCACAGCTATCCATCAAAACCTCAACAAACCCGGCATCAAGATCTTCATCCACAGCCCGTACGACTGTATCCTGGCAACAAAGAGAGACTTGGCCGACCACCTTGGATGGTTGCTGGAACGCCAGCAGTACAGACAAGCATGGGAGCTGGTTGACGAGCATCCGGAGATTGTGTCTGCGACCGACCGGGCGTCCGAGCTGGGCGGCTCCGAAACTCCCGACCGAGCCCAAAACGATGACTTTGACGATGAGACCTCCTCTGTCATCGACGGCCTGCGCAGCCACTATTCTCTTGCTGAAAAGGAAAAACGACGCATAGGCGAACTCTGGATCCACGAACTAGTCGAAGCCAATGACTGGGCCCAAGCCGGCCAGATCTGCGGCAAAGTCCTCGGCACCCCTGACCGCTGGGAGAAATGGGTCTGGACCTTTGCCGGCGCCAACAAGTTTGATGACATTGTCAACTACATCCCCACCGAGCGAACACGACCGCCCATCCCCGGAACCATCTACGAAGTCGTGCTGGGCCATTACCTCCAGGTCAGCAAGCCCCGGTTCAGAGAGCTGCTGGAACGATGGTCGTCGGATTTGTTTGACGTTGCCACCATAACCACGGCTCTGGAGAACCAGCTCAAGTACCGTGATGTCCGAGAGGACAGCgtcgaggatggcgaggTAGGAAGAGATTGGCGCATCGTCATGGAGAGTCTGGCCAAGTTACACGAGGCTAGCGGGCGGACCAAGGAGGCGCTCCGATGTTACATCAGGTTACAGGATGCGGACTCGGCGATGCGACTGATTAAAGATGCGCATCTGGCCGAGGCGGTGGCGGACGATATTCCCAGCTTCATCGGCCTTCGCGTGCCGCAGGACAAGCTCCTCAAGATGTCCAAGGAAGATCTTGAGCAGGCTACTAGTGAGGCCATCTCGCTGTTGGTCGACGAGGCGCAGCATGGCTTGGTGAAGCCGGACCTTGTGGTGTCGCAGTTACAGGAGAAGGACCTGAAGCTCTACACATTCTTCTACTTGCGAGGTCTCTGGCGTGGTGAAGGCATCCACGAACACACGCACGAGTCTCTAGCCCGTCTGGTCCTCGACAGCCGCACCATGGTAGACCAATTTGCTGATCTGGCTGTCCACCTCTTTGCCATTTACGACCAGCCACTGCTCAACCAGTTCTTGAGGACATCGACAGCATATGCCTTTGAGAAG GCTGCCCAAGAATGCGAAAGCCGCAACTACATCCCCGAGCTCGTCTACCTCTACTCCAAGACCGGCCAGGTGAAACGAGCGCTCTACCTCATCATCGAGCGCCTCGGCGACGTCTCCCGTGCTATTGCCTTTGCCAAGGAACAAGACGACCCCGATCTCTGGGAAGATCTGCTCGAGTACTCTATGGACAAACCCAAGTTCATCCGCGCCCTGCTTGAGGAAGTGGGGACGGCTATCAACCCCATCACACTTGTGAGGAGAATACCTGAGGGGCTACAGATTCCTGGCCTGAGAGAAGGTATAAGGCATATCATGAAGGAGCATGAGATCCAATACTCTATCTCGGAGGGCGTCAGCCGCGTGTTGAGAAGCGAAGTTGCAGCGGCTATGAACACACTGCGAAACGGCCAGCGCAAGGGCGTCAAATTCCAAGTTGGCGTCAGGGAAGGAGGCGAACACGTGGACGTCCAGCCTACGGATATCCCGACGCAACCCTTGACCGAGaaaccttcctcctccggccTTGCCTCCCCAGCCGCTCCATCGCAgcagccaccaccaaccccgtcaacaccaacccACCGCCGCCCCAAATCTGCTGCGAAGAAGTACCAAGCCGGCCACTGCGCCCAGTGCCTCTCCCCCTTTACCACGTACGAAACAGACACGCTGGTCGGCTTCGCTTGCGGACACGTGTTTCACTTGCCGCATTTACTAGAAGCGTTGAATCCGGGGAAGACGGTCGATGCCGATGTGTTGTTGGGAGGTATGGGAGCAGAGGAAAGGAGCGCTCATTTGGTTGGGGCGAAGGTGACGCATGCGAGATTGTTGAGGGATCGGATCGTTGGCGGTTGTGTTGTTTGCAAGGCTgctaaggaggaggaaggggagggaagaTAA